A genomic segment from Flavobacterium litorale encodes:
- a CDS encoding Crp/Fnr family transcriptional regulator: MVSENLLLDFGAFKVELKKGETIFKVGETPKYFYQVDSGKIKMCNFNDEGKEFIQGMFSGGESFGEPPLLINEQYPANAMALLDSAIYLLPKEDFFKLLYANPEINLQFTIRLAHRLFYKSLMASEISSQDAAHRIIKLLDYFKDTVYKVPTDQKYRVDLTRQEIADLTGLRVETVIRTIKELEKQGELTIKSRKVYR, translated from the coding sequence ATGGTAAGCGAGAACCTACTGCTTGACTTTGGTGCTTTTAAAGTTGAACTAAAAAAAGGAGAAACTATCTTTAAAGTTGGCGAAACACCTAAATACTTTTATCAAGTAGATTCGGGGAAAATAAAAATGTGCAATTTTAATGATGAAGGAAAAGAATTTATACAAGGTATGTTTTCGGGTGGAGAAAGTTTTGGAGAACCGCCGCTACTCATAAACGAGCAGTACCCTGCCAATGCCATGGCACTGTTGGATAGCGCAATATACTTGTTACCAAAAGAAGACTTCTTTAAGCTACTGTATGCCAACCCCGAAATTAACTTGCAATTTACCATCCGACTTGCTCACAGATTATTTTATAAATCACTTATGGCTTCCGAAATATCCTCTCAGGATGCAGCGCATCGTATTATAAAACTTCTGGATTACTTTAAAGATACGGTATATAAAGTGCCTACTGACCAAAAGTACAGAGTGGATCTTACCCGACAGGAAATAGCCGATTTAACAGGGCTACGGGTAGAAACTGTAATACGCACTATTAAGGAACTTGAAAAACAAGGAGAGCTTACTATAAAAAGCAGAAAAGTATACCGTTAA
- a CDS encoding NAD(P)-dependent oxidoreductase has product MKLGIIKERKTPPDRRVVFTPEKLAAIAENYPDITVKAEASDIRIFKDEEYVAAGIEVGTDMTDCDVLIGVKEVPAEALIPNKKYFFFSHTIKKQHYNQKLLQTILDNNIELYDHETIVDANNKRLIGFGRYAGNVGAYNTIRAFGIKYEIFKLPKAETLPDRTTLIDKLKSIVLPPVKIVLTGRGKVAMGAKEMLDGMKMKEVAVNDYLTKSYDRPVYTQIDVLDYNKRKDGTPIEKQDFYNNPLAYESNFERFANTSDILITGHFFGNNAPDILTQDMLKSHNNKIKVVGDVSCDIAGPIACTLRPSTIAEPIYGYNPATHEEVDIYHPSAVVVMAVDNLPCELPRDASMGFAEMFYDNVIPAFFNGDKDGILERAKITENGKLTERFKYLSDFVEER; this is encoded by the coding sequence ATGAAATTAGGTATTATTAAAGAGCGCAAAACCCCGCCAGACAGAAGAGTAGTTTTTACCCCTGAAAAATTGGCAGCCATTGCAGAAAATTACCCTGATATAACGGTAAAAGCGGAAGCATCTGACATACGAATATTTAAAGATGAAGAGTACGTAGCAGCAGGCATAGAGGTAGGTACTGACATGACGGACTGCGATGTGCTTATTGGAGTTAAAGAGGTGCCTGCCGAGGCTTTAATACCTAACAAAAAATACTTCTTTTTTTCGCACACTATTAAAAAACAGCACTACAACCAGAAGTTGTTACAAACTATACTAGATAATAATATAGAATTGTACGACCACGAAACGATTGTTGATGCTAATAACAAACGGCTTATTGGTTTTGGCAGGTATGCAGGTAATGTAGGCGCTTATAATACCATAAGGGCTTTTGGAATAAAGTACGAAATTTTTAAGCTACCAAAAGCAGAAACACTACCCGATAGAACCACTTTAATTGATAAGTTAAAAAGCATTGTATTACCGCCTGTAAAAATTGTACTTACAGGAAGAGGTAAAGTTGCTATGGGTGCTAAGGAGATGCTGGATGGTATGAAAATGAAAGAGGTGGCGGTAAACGATTACCTAACTAAGAGTTACGACAGACCTGTATATACCCAAATAGATGTACTGGATTATAACAAACGCAAAGATGGTACACCTATAGAAAAGCAAGATTTTTACAACAATCCGCTAGCATACGAATCTAATTTTGAACGGTTTGCCAATACATCGGATATTTTAATAACAGGTCATTTTTTTGGTAATAATGCACCAGACATACTAACTCAGGATATGCTAAAATCGCACAACAATAAAATAAAAGTTGTAGGCGATGTATCTTGCGATATTGCGGGCCCTATAGCATGTACACTACGCCCCTCTACCATTGCAGAGCCTATTTATGGGTACAACCCTGCAACGCATGAGGAAGTAGATATATATCATCCTTCGGCTGTGGTAGTAATGGCAGTAGATAATTTGCCTTGCGAATTACCCCGCGATGCCAGTATGGGCTTTGCAGAAATGTTTTATGATAATGTTATACCAGCATTTTTTAATGGTGATAAAGATGGCATACTAGAGCGTGCAAAAATTACCGAAAACGGTAAACTTACCGAGCGTTTTAAGTACCTAAGTGATTTTGTTGAAGAACGATAA
- a CDS encoding MFS transporter, translated as MSTNETKTNYPALYTLITVFFFWGFIAASNGVFIPFCKTKFGLDQFQSQLIDFAFYGAYYMGALLLFIFSTAIKKDILNAWGFKKGIINGLLISTVGAVLMIFAVQSGDYYLILGALFIVALGFSLQQTSAQPFTTSLGEPHTASNRLNLAGGVNSFGTTIGPIVVSLALFGVASGINIEEFAQRSESLDMMEILYMFVGALFLIAAGLFFFSKKLPSGKMESVFEPANKAMITLIVITVLLIAIFGYIFSRYEDPEFITRFIENREDDYLGLWLTVATLLVIVLGLLYANNAAQRKPEGWGAMRYPQLVLGMLGIFTYVGVEVTIQSNLGELLGTPEFGSRTGSAIAPFISMYWGSLMIGRWAGAITVFNPTNSMKKILLIVVPYIAFGVVLLANYISGQDITPLYAYAAIVLIQIGGFFMGQDHPAKTLMIFGLLGMIAMLVGLFTTGNTAIYAFMSGGLFCSIMWPSIFSLGIAGIGKYTSQGSAFLIMMILGGGIIPPLQGKIADMIGIHRSYFIPVLCFAYIAFYGWYVVKILKKQGIANEIEVGSAH; from the coding sequence ATGAGCACAAACGAAACAAAAACCAATTATCCTGCATTATATACCCTAATCACGGTATTTTTCTTTTGGGGCTTTATAGCAGCATCAAACGGTGTTTTTATTCCTTTTTGCAAAACCAAATTTGGCTTAGATCAATTTCAGAGCCAACTTATTGATTTTGCTTTTTACGGCGCATATTATATGGGCGCACTACTATTATTTATATTTAGTACTGCCATAAAAAAAGATATTTTAAATGCTTGGGGTTTTAAAAAAGGAATTATCAATGGACTGTTAATTAGTACTGTAGGTGCAGTACTCATGATTTTTGCAGTACAATCTGGCGACTATTATCTTATTTTAGGGGCTTTATTTATAGTAGCACTCGGATTCTCATTACAGCAAACATCAGCACAACCCTTTACTACATCATTAGGCGAGCCGCATACTGCTAGTAACAGGTTAAACCTTGCAGGGGGTGTAAACTCATTTGGTACTACTATTGGTCCCATTGTGGTTTCATTGGCATTATTTGGTGTAGCATCAGGTATCAATATTGAGGAATTTGCGCAACGATCCGAGTCGCTCGATATGATGGAGATACTTTATATGTTTGTAGGAGCATTATTTTTAATTGCTGCTGGATTATTTTTCTTCTCTAAAAAATTACCATCAGGTAAAATGGAATCCGTATTCGAGCCTGCCAATAAAGCAATGATAACCCTTATTGTTATTACAGTACTGTTAATAGCAATATTTGGTTATATTTTCTCGAGATATGAAGACCCTGAGTTTATAACACGTTTTATAGAAAATAGGGAGGACGACTATTTAGGGTTATGGCTTACTGTAGCTACCTTATTAGTAATTGTGTTGGGTTTATTGTATGCCAATAATGCAGCGCAACGCAAACCCGAAGGTTGGGGCGCTATGCGTTACCCGCAACTGGTTTTAGGTATGCTGGGTATATTTACCTATGTAGGGGTAGAGGTAACCATACAAAGTAACTTGGGCGAGCTTTTAGGCACACCAGAGTTTGGTAGCCGAACAGGTTCGGCTATTGCGCCTTTTATATCAATGTATTGGGGTAGTTTAATGATAGGGCGTTGGGCAGGAGCCATTACGGTATTTAACCCAACCAACTCCATGAAAAAGATATTATTAATTGTAGTACCCTACATAGCTTTTGGTGTTGTGTTATTAGCCAATTATATATCGGGGCAAGATATTACACCTTTGTATGCTTATGCTGCCATTGTGCTAATACAAATTGGAGGTTTCTTTATGGGACAAGATCATCCTGCCAAAACACTAATGATTTTTGGGTTACTGGGTATGATAGCCATGCTTGTAGGGTTATTTACTACTGGTAATACAGCCATTTATGCCTTTATGAGTGGTGGGCTGTTCTGTAGCATTATGTGGCCCTCCATATTCTCGTTGGGTATAGCAGGTATCGGTAAATATACCTCTCAAGGTTCAGCATTTTTAATAATGATGATATTAGGAGGTGGTATTATCCCGCCATTACAAGGCAAAATTGCCGATATGATTGGCATACACCGTTCATACTTCATCCCCGTGCTTTGTTTTGCATACATTGCTTTTTACGGTTGGTACGTAGTTAAAATACTTAAAAAACAAGGTATTGCCAACGAGATAGAGGTTGGTAGCGCACATTAA
- the creD gene encoding cell envelope integrity protein CreD codes for MENQEQPKNFFQSATAKIIMVGLLTLVLLIPLEYVKSLITERAERQKDVVREINQKWGSNVYLYGPVLKIPYTINEETSTIDKATRKVTITTTSHTKYAYFFPDVLNGKINVETEKKHRNNYESVLFTSKMNFDGNYSIPNFSDKNIKDENIQWDKATVIVATNNIKGIKGEVTMTINGERYVFEPTNLGFESNEIAPRFKSKQTDNAALTTKNFNAKKVFSGKAMDFNFDISYKGSQQVSIVPIGKKTTATMTSNWYSPGFQGNFIPENKTITKDSFTAKWKISALNRPFVQHYFETLPNLNEYSFDVDFVIPVSEYQQSERATKYGFLVIGLTFLVFFLIQSISKINIHIFQYSMIGLALIMFYTLLISITEHSSFKLGYGSAGAAVVVMIGLYSISILKNKKFPIFITIALSALYTFIYVIIQLENYALLVGSIGLFLILGAVMYVSRKIDWSTTNG; via the coding sequence ATGGAGAATCAAGAACAACCAAAAAACTTTTTTCAATCGGCTACCGCAAAAATTATTATGGTAGGTTTGCTGACGTTAGTTTTACTAATACCGTTAGAGTACGTAAAGAGTCTTATAACAGAACGTGCCGAACGGCAAAAGGACGTAGTACGAGAAATTAATCAAAAATGGGGTAGTAACGTATACCTTTACGGACCTGTACTAAAAATTCCTTATACCATTAACGAGGAAACTAGTACTATTGATAAAGCCACCAGAAAAGTAACCATTACTACAACATCGCACACGAAATATGCTTACTTTTTTCCTGATGTATTAAATGGAAAAATTAATGTTGAAACTGAGAAGAAACATCGTAATAACTACGAATCAGTTTTGTTTACGTCTAAAATGAATTTTGACGGAAACTATAGCATTCCGAATTTTAGTGATAAAAATATTAAAGATGAGAATATTCAATGGGATAAAGCTACTGTAATAGTGGCTACCAATAATATTAAAGGCATTAAAGGAGAGGTTACCATGACTATAAACGGGGAGCGTTATGTTTTTGAACCCACAAATTTAGGCTTCGAATCTAATGAAATAGCTCCTCGATTTAAGTCGAAACAAACAGACAACGCTGCATTAACCACTAAAAATTTTAATGCTAAGAAAGTATTTAGTGGAAAGGCAATGGATTTTAATTTTGATATAAGCTATAAAGGAAGCCAACAAGTTAGCATTGTACCTATTGGTAAAAAAACAACTGCTACCATGACATCCAATTGGTATTCGCCAGGTTTTCAAGGTAATTTTATCCCCGAAAATAAAACCATTACTAAAGATAGCTTTACGGCGAAGTGGAAAATATCTGCATTGAACCGTCCGTTTGTGCAACACTATTTTGAAACGCTACCCAATTTAAACGAATATAGTTTTGATGTTGATTTTGTTATTCCCGTTAGTGAATATCAGCAAAGTGAGCGTGCTACTAAATATGGCTTTTTGGTTATTGGGTTAACCTTTTTGGTATTCTTTTTAATACAAAGTATAAGTAAAATAAACATTCATATTTTTCAGTATAGCATGATAGGCTTAGCACTCATTATGTTCTACACGCTACTAATTTCAATAACCGAACACAGTAGTTTTAAACTTGGCTATGGTAGCGCAGGAGCAGCCGTTGTGGTTATGATAGGGCTCTATTCTATATCTATACTAAAAAATAAAAAGTTCCCTATATTTATTACAATAGCATTAAGCGCATTATACACATTTATATATGTAATAATACAGTTGGAAAACTATGCCTTATTAGTAGGCAGTATAGGCTTGTTCTTGATATTAGGAGCAGTAATGTATGTTTCCCGAAAAATTGACTGGAGTACCACAAACGGTTAG
- a CDS encoding DUF1361 domain-containing protein has protein sequence MKTLQVTFVNTFKQHYALLYLALFSVALLLVRIQVTQLMFYSFLVWNLFLAYLPLALSAIMMNSIKLIEQKIYFYPLLLVWLLLLPNAPYIITDFVHLKKGIGAIPIWYDVLLLASFAIGGVLAGLVSMKQVFNILSIKTNPLIAWFSIAAACFLSGFGVYLGRFLRYNSWDVLSKPITLLTDLLHNVANSTAFGMTLGFGCFLLLLFHLYYTSEK, from the coding sequence ATGAAAACACTTCAGGTCACATTCGTTAACACGTTTAAGCAGCATTACGCTCTACTCTACTTAGCATTATTCTCGGTAGCGCTACTATTGGTGCGAATACAAGTAACACAATTAATGTTTTACAGTTTTTTAGTCTGGAATCTCTTTCTAGCCTACTTACCCTTGGCGTTATCTGCTATTATGATGAATAGCATTAAACTTATAGAGCAAAAAATATACTTTTATCCACTACTACTTGTCTGGCTACTACTACTGCCTAACGCCCCCTATATAATTACCGACTTTGTCCATTTAAAAAAAGGGATAGGTGCAATACCCATCTGGTACGATGTACTATTGCTTGCATCGTTTGCCATTGGGGGTGTATTGGCAGGTTTAGTATCTATGAAACAAGTTTTTAATATCCTAAGTATTAAAACCAATCCGCTAATTGCATGGTTCAGTATTGCAGCAGCATGCTTTTTATCAGGGTTTGGCGTTTATCTAGGTCGATTTTTGCGCTATAATAGTTGGGATGTACTTAGTAAGCCTATAACACTACTTACCGATTTACTACACAATGTAGCAAATAGTACCGCTTTTGGTATGACGCTTGGTTTTGGGTGCTTCCTACTCCTACTCTTTCACTTGTATTATACATCCGAAAAATAA
- a CDS encoding winged helix-turn-helix domain-containing protein, whose protein sequence is MKNILQHINKAFDHRIRLGIMSILVVNEYADFTTLKELLGVTDGNLASHAKALEAEEYITIEKQFVGKKPNTRYIATKVGKQAFKDHIDALEKLIKKG, encoded by the coding sequence GTGAAAAACATACTACAACATATTAATAAGGCTTTCGACCATAGAATACGATTAGGTATTATGAGCATACTAGTGGTGAACGAGTATGCCGATTTTACCACATTAAAAGAGCTACTTGGCGTTACCGATGGTAATTTAGCTAGCCATGCCAAAGCACTAGAAGCAGAAGAATACATTACGATAGAAAAGCAGTTTGTTGGTAAAAAACCAAATACCCGTTATATTGCCACGAAAGTTGGTAAACAAGCGTTTAAAGACCACATTGATGCACTAGAAAAATTAATTAAAAAAGGATAA
- the kdsA gene encoding 3-deoxy-8-phosphooctulonate synthase, with the protein MDITTIPQIKHTHSGNFFLLSGPCAIEGEDMAMRIAEKLVTVTDKLQIPYVFKGSFKKANRSRIDSFTGIGDEKALKILEKVAKNFGVPTVTDIHTNEDAAMAAEYVDVLQIPAFLVRQTDLVVAAAKTGKTVNLKKGQFMSPESMQHAVQKVLDCENENVMVTDRGTMFGYQDMIVDYRGIPTMQQFATTVLDVTHSLQQPNQTIGVTGGRPDMIETVAKAGIAVGVDGIFIETHFDPANAKSDGANMLHLDYFEPLMEKLVAIRKTVNNF; encoded by the coding sequence ATGGATATTACTACTATACCACAAATAAAACATACCCATAGCGGTAACTTTTTTTTACTTTCTGGTCCTTGTGCCATAGAAGGTGAGGATATGGCAATGCGTATTGCCGAAAAGCTAGTTACTGTTACCGATAAATTACAAATACCTTACGTTTTTAAAGGTTCGTTTAAAAAGGCCAATCGTTCGCGTATTGATAGCTTTACAGGCATTGGTGATGAAAAAGCACTTAAAATATTGGAGAAGGTAGCTAAAAATTTTGGTGTGCCTACAGTAACCGATATTCATACGAATGAAGATGCTGCTATGGCTGCTGAGTATGTAGACGTACTGCAAATACCCGCATTTTTGGTACGCCAAACCGACCTTGTTGTGGCTGCTGCCAAAACAGGTAAAACTGTAAACTTAAAAAAAGGACAATTTATGAGTCCTGAGAGTATGCAACACGCTGTACAAAAAGTATTGGACTGTGAGAACGAAAATGTAATGGTAACGGATAGAGGTACTATGTTTGGCTACCAAGACATGATTGTAGATTACAGAGGCATCCCTACCATGCAACAATTTGCTACTACAGTATTGGATGTTACCCACTCCTTACAACAGCCCAACCAAACCATTGGAGTTACTGGCGGACGACCTGATATGATAGAAACAGTTGCCAAAGCAGGTATTGCCGTAGGTGTAGATGGTATATTTATAGAAACACACTTTGACCCTGCTAATGCAAAAAGTGATGGTGCCAATATGTTGCACCTTGACTATTTTGAACCCCTTATGGAAAAGTTAGTAGCCATACGTAAAACTGTAAATAACTTTTAA